DNA sequence from the Methanofollis formosanus genome:
GATGGGGTACTCGACCTCGCACGCGCCGCAGAAGAGAGCACCCTCGATGATCTCATCGTCTTTCTCCTCGGCCACCCTGAGTTCAAGGTCACCCTTGCAGACCGGGCAGCAGAGGATGGGGAGGAGTGAGCGCTTCACAGTTCATCCCTCAGGTCGATGATCTGGGAGAGGTCAGGACCGGTTGAGATCAGTCCGATCGGGGCACCGATATCCTTCTCTGCCTGTTCGAGGAACTCGATGGCCTTGGGGGTGAGGGCATCATAGGAGGTCGCCCCGAAGCAGGTCGGGTCGACGTGGTCGATCCCGGTGATCGCGGCGATCGTGCATCCGTTGATCATCGCCGAGTACCTGGCCATCTTTCCGTCCCACCCGCCGATCCTGCGGAGACGGTGGGTGACGGTCCCGAACTCCTGGAAGCCGAGAGAACTCGACTCTTCCGCGGACATCTCGGTCTGGAACGGACCTTCGCCGACCCTGGTCGGGTAGGCCTTGAAAACCGCGATGACATCGTCGACCTTCGTCGGGCCCACACCGTTGTCGGCGGCGATCTGCGAGGCCGAGGTATCTTTGCTGGTCACGTACGGGTAGGTGCCGTAGTACAGGGAGATCCCGAACCCCTGGGTTCCCTCGAGCAGGACGTTCTCGCCCCGGTCGATGGCGCCGTTGACATCTTCAGCCACGTCGATGATATAAGACGAGAGTTCA
Encoded proteins:
- a CDS encoding methytransferase partner Trm112, which encodes MKRSLLPILCCPVCKGDLELRVAEEKDDEIIEGALFCGACEVEYPIREGIPNLLPPTDQD
- a CDS encoding adenylosuccinate synthetase, which codes for MSCTIIVGGFFGDEGKGKIVAHVAHQDHPSIISRGGVGPNAGHTVTVGDQNYGVRMIPSGFVYPDAKLCIGSGVLVDPRVFLKEIDLLGVEGRVFVDGRCGIIEEEHVARDRGSDHLAKKIGSTGTGCGPANSDRVLRTSRQAKDVPELSSYIIDVAEDVNGAIDRGENVLLEGTQGFGISLYYGTYPYVTSKDTSASQIAADNGVGPTKVDDVIAVFKAYPTRVGEGPFQTEMSAEESSSLGFQEFGTVTHRLRRIGGWDGKMARYSAMINGCTIAAITGIDHVDPTCFGATSYDALTPKAIEFLEQAEKDIGAPIGLISTGPDLSQIIDLRDEL